ATACAGAAGATATCTTTTCTTTAACTCTTCAATAAGTTCAGTCTTATCCTTATAGCTTTGCATGCTGTTTTATTTTCTCAATTTACTGAATGAAGCCATTAAATAAAATAAAAACGGAAGAATAAACAATGAACCTAGCATCAATGCCCATCCCAAGGCAGAAATTGTTTTTGGAGGAGCCATATGTTCTAAAAGTGAAAGATGCTGCCCGTTTCCTAATAAAATAATATCAGGATTATGCTGGTAGGTTGCTGCTACAAGGATCATTACAATTTGAAAACCGGCAAGCGCACGTACAGGAAGTAATTTCTGTTTGTTCATCGCTCGAAGAATAAGCAATAAGGCAACTGTAGCAAAAGCAATAGACATAATACCCAAAGGTTTTGAGAAGATCCACTTTAAAAGAGGAATATCTGAAATATATGCTGTTAAAAATACAAGAAGTCCGGTAATAACTACGAAGATCATGGTTTGCTTAGATTTTCTGATCATTAAAAGCAAATCAGCTTTATCACGAGTTTCTCTTAACGAAAAAATAGAGGCAAGATAAGCACAAAGGGCTACAGTAAATAAACCTACAGAAACTCCGAACCAATTCAGCCAGCTAAAAATATACAGATCCAGAAAAGTCGTAGCATCAGGATTAATGGATTGTGAAACAGTCGCAGCAGCTATTAACCCTAGAAAAAAAGGAGTTAAAAGACTAGCGTAGTAAAATATTTGGGTATACAGCACCTGCCAGTTGTCCTTTACAGCATCATAATGCCTAAAAGTAAAGGCTGTACCTCTTGCAATAATACCAAGGAGCATTAGTACCAAAGGGATATGCAGATAAGTAGACATCGTCGTATAAATTTCAGGGAAACCTACAAAAAGAATAACAATCGCGATGATTAACCACATATGATTGGCCTCCCATACAGGAGCAATGGATTCATACATAATTTCTTCTGTTTTGTGACGGGCTTTTTTGTGAGTAAAAAGTTCTACAATACCAGCCCCAAAGTCGGCCCCGCCCAAAATAACATAAAGACAGATAGAAAGCCAGAGAAAACCTATTACAATATAGATCATGATTTTTTATTTTTATCGTTAAACTGTGCGTCTGTAGGATCATAAAGCTTCGGAACCATTTGTATCTGTCTTTTTAAAAGGAAGATAAGAATAAGCGATAATGAAATGAAAATGGCTGTGAAGAAATAGAATGAATACTGTATTCCCGGCATTGGTGTTACCGCGTCTATTGTTCTCATGATACCATAAATAATCCAAGGCTGTCTTCCTACTTCGGTAACTGTCCATCCTGCTTCCAGAGCAATATATCCAAAAGGAGTTGCAATTAAAAATGTTTTTAAAAGCCAGTTTTTGGTAAGCCATTCTTTTTTGAAGAAGAAAGCATATAAATAGATTGCTCCAATAAAAATCATTACTACACCAAAGAAGATCATAATCTGAAAAGCATAATGAGTAACGGCAATTGGTGGCCATTCATCCTTTGGAAAATCTTTAAGCCCCTTTACTTCAGCATTGAAATCATTGCTCACAAGGAAGCTTAATACTTTAGGAATTTTAACGGCATACTTTATTTCTTCCTTTTCTTCATCAGGAATTCCACCAATAACAAAGGCTGCTCCTTTTTCTGTTTCAAAGTGGGCTTCCATTGCTGCTAGCTTAATAGGTTGTCTTTCTGCAACAGATTTTGCAGCAATATCACCGCTTAAAGGTGCTCCAAAGGCTCCGATAAGGGCAAAGCCTACTGCAATTCTAAAGGCTTTGGTATGAAATTCAACATTCTTTTTCCGCATAATCAAGAAAGCATGAACTCCTGCGACAGCAAATCCTGTAGCACAAAATGCGGCTACTGTCATGTGAAGAGCCTGCGGAAACCAAGCATCATTAAACATGGCTTTAATAGGATCTATATTAAGGTATTGGCCATTGATATAATCAAAACCGGTAGGAGAGTTCATCCATGCATTGGCGGCAACTACTAAAATTCCGGATGCAAGTCCGCTTACTCCTACAAGAAAACCACAGAACCAATGAAACCATTTATTGAATTTATCCCATCCATATAAAAAGAATCCAATGGCAATCGCTTCTATGAAAAATGCAGTTCCTTCCAAGGAAAAAGGCATCCCGAATATAGGACCTGCGTGTTTCATAAATCCGGGCCATAAAAGCCCCAATTCGAAGGAAAGCATTGTTCCGGAAACAGCTCCTGTAGCAAATAAGATAGCAACCCCTTTGCTCCAAGCCTTTGTTAATCCTTTATATACTTCATTATTGGTCTTTAAGTACTTCCAGTGGGCGAATGCCATTAAGAAAGGCATCACCATACCCACGCAGGAGAAAATGATATGAAACCCCAAAGAGAGGGCCATCTGCGCGCGGGCAGCAATAAAATCATCCATAATATCAACTTTTGAGTAAATAAATTTACGGATAAATTATTGATGTCTGGTATGATTTAAAACAGTTTAAATATGGAAAATAGACAATAACTTTAAATTTTTCTAATTACTAAAAAAATATTATTTTTGAACAAAATTAATAATTATGAAAAAAAGATTATTCCTTTGGCTGCTTTCATTACCAGTGATGAGCTATTGCCAATATTATGTAGGACACGATTTGTCCTACCCTATTACAGAATATGTTAGTGACAATTCATTTTATGCTGGAAAAGTAGACACGGATGGAAGCTCCTATATACATGTTGCAAATCTTATTAAGTTTACTTCTAATGGTACTGTATCTCTTGGTTTTGGAAATAATGGAATAGCACCTGTAATCCCAGTTGTATATAATGTTTCTTCAATAGGAATTAATGACCAATATGTATATTTAGGATCAAATACTAAAATCGGAAAATATGATAAATCGTCAGGAGCACCTGATTTGTCATTTGGTGTGAATGGTGTAGCAACAATTTTGTATGGTGTAGGTAAAATATATGCTCATCCCAATTCTTCATTGTTTGCAGAGAATTATGGCAAAATAATAAAGCTTTTGCCCAATGGTCAGAAAGATAATTCATTTAGTATTGATGCAAATAAGGATTATTATGTGATAGGGAATAGTATTTATGTGATTAATAGTCAGTCAAATTCTATTTATTATATAAAAAAATATGACCTGAATGGAGTACAGGATATTCAGTATGGAAATGGTGGAAGTTTACAGGTCTCTAATTGGATTTTTGATAAGATAAATGGAGAACTCTATGTAGAAGAATCTTCAGGAATAACAAGATATACGTCTTCAGGAGTACTTGATACTACTTTTGGAAATGGAGGGAACGTTCAGGTGTCCTTTCCTGGACTCATTAATTGTATTATTTCAGATTCAAACAATAATATTCTTTTTTTTGGAGGTTCTGCAAGTGCGGCGAATAATAAAAGTATGATTGTAAGACTGAAGCGTAATGGAGCCCTTGATAATACATTTAATAATGGAACTCATATATATGTTTTTCCAGGAGAAGGAAGTATTAAGGATGTCTCTTTACTGGATGATAATACATATGTATGTATAGAGGGAATGAGGCATTATAGATTTGGAGGTTTTGCAACCCGAACCAATAAGTATCTAAGAACTCAGGATCGTTCAAAGATTCAAACCTTAAGTGTGAAAGATGTCAATGTCACAAAGACAAACGTTCTTCAGGTATATCCTAGTCCTGCGACTGATTTTATTAAAATTGGGAC
This genomic interval from Chryseobacterium joostei contains the following:
- a CDS encoding cytochrome d ubiquinol oxidase subunit II, with the translated sequence MIYIVIGFLWLSICLYVILGGADFGAGIVELFTHKKARHKTEEIMYESIAPVWEANHMWLIIAIVILFVGFPEIYTTMSTYLHIPLVLMLLGIIARGTAFTFRHYDAVKDNWQVLYTQIFYYASLLTPFFLGLIAAATVSQSINPDATTFLDLYIFSWLNWFGVSVGLFTVALCAYLASIFSLRETRDKADLLLMIRKSKQTMIFVVITGLLVFLTAYISDIPLLKWIFSKPLGIMSIAFATVALLLILRAMNKQKLLPVRALAGFQIVMILVAATYQHNPDIILLGNGQHLSLLEHMAPPKTISALGWALMLGSLFILPFLFYLMASFSKLRK
- a CDS encoding cytochrome ubiquinol oxidase subunit I encodes the protein MDDFIAARAQMALSLGFHIIFSCVGMVMPFLMAFAHWKYLKTNNEVYKGLTKAWSKGVAILFATGAVSGTMLSFELGLLWPGFMKHAGPIFGMPFSLEGTAFFIEAIAIGFFLYGWDKFNKWFHWFCGFLVGVSGLASGILVVAANAWMNSPTGFDYINGQYLNIDPIKAMFNDAWFPQALHMTVAAFCATGFAVAGVHAFLIMRKKNVEFHTKAFRIAVGFALIGAFGAPLSGDIAAKSVAERQPIKLAAMEAHFETEKGAAFVIGGIPDEEKEEIKYAVKIPKVLSFLVSNDFNAEVKGLKDFPKDEWPPIAVTHYAFQIMIFFGVVMIFIGAIYLYAFFFKKEWLTKNWLLKTFLIATPFGYIALEAGWTVTEVGRQPWIIYGIMRTIDAVTPMPGIQYSFYFFTAIFISLSLILIFLLKRQIQMVPKLYDPTDAQFNDKNKKS
- a CDS encoding T9SS type A sorting domain-containing protein yields the protein MKKRLFLWLLSLPVMSYCQYYVGHDLSYPITEYVSDNSFYAGKVDTDGSSYIHVANLIKFTSNGTVSLGFGNNGIAPVIPVVYNVSSIGINDQYVYLGSNTKIGKYDKSSGAPDLSFGVNGVATILYGVGKIYAHPNSSLFAENYGKIIKLLPNGQKDNSFSIDANKDYYVIGNSIYVINSQSNSIYYIKKYDLNGVQDIQYGNGGSLQVSNWIFDKINGELYVEESSGITRYTSSGVLDTTFGNGGNVQVSFPGLINCIISDSNNNILFFGGSASAANNKSMIVRLKRNGALDNTFNNGTHIYVFPGEGSIKDVSLLDDNTYVCIEGMRHYRFGGFATRTNKYLRTQDRSKIQTLSVKDVNVTKTNVLQVYPSPATDFIKIGTGKNDKITKVNIYAITGDLVLSTDKSEIDIKHLLTGTYMIEANLNGDIYKNKFIKK